TGGCCGTCAGCCTGTCTTTCCAGGGGTAGAGGCTCTCGAAGAAGTAGTGAGCCGGGTGGTCGCGGTGGCCGGAGACGCCGAAATCGGCGACGCGCAGGTTCGGAGTCGGCTGCATGATCCGCCAGAACTGCCGAAACACCCTGCGCCGCACGCTCATCGCGAGGTCGTTCTTCCAGGTGTCGAGCGCACCGAGTCTGGCGCTGTACTTGATCGGCATTGCGTGAGCGACTCCTCTAGGCTGGCGCTGGCTTGCTTCTGGATGAGCGACCGGCGGTACGGCTCGCCAGCGCCGACGTGTCGTCTCGTCCGTAGTCCAGACGGGCATGATGTGTGTCTGACCGCGCGCGCCCGACGACCCGCCCGACACGAGGCGTGCGCCGCCGGGTTCGGCCGCGGGCGAGCGCCCTGCCGGTGCTCTAAGTGCGCACCGTTCTCGCCGTCGGCGCCGCTGGCGTCTCATCTTCAAGCTGTGGCCGAGCCATCGTGTCGCCACGCACCCGCAGGTTCCACCAGAGCCGCAAGATCGTCATCTGCGCGTTCACGATATTGGACCCACCTACCGCCTTGGACTGACCGTAGGTCCGCTCGCGGTGGATCAGCGGCACCTCGACGATCGAGTATCCCAGCATCAGGGCATTGACCAGCATCTCGGTCGCGAAGAAGAAGCCCTTCGTCTGATTCGGCAGCACTCGCGCCAGCTTCGTCGGGTAGACCGCCGGCCCCTGGTAGTACTTGAGCCGCCGTCCGAACGCCACGTTGAGCTGTGTCGTGCAGATCCAGGTCAGGATGCGGCGGTGCCAGGCGCGGTTCCAGGGCGTGCCGTGGTAGGGGACGACGATATCGGCCTTCCCAACGGCGTCGAAGATCTCGACAACCGACTCAACAGCGACTTCGTGATCGCCCGGCACGAACGTGACGTACGACATGCTGGCGCTCCGCAGGCCGGCGCGATACGACTCCGAGAAGCCCTTGTTGGTCTCGTGGTGGATGACGCGGACGTTCGGCAGACTCGCAGCCAGCCGGTCGGCGACTTCTTTCGTGCCGTCGTTGCTGCCATCGTTGACGATGATGACTTCGTATTCGTCAAACGACCGCAACGCGTGCACGACATCGCGCACAGCACCTTCGAGGTTTCCCATCTCGTTGTACGCTGGCACGACTACCGAAATCGAGCGCGCTCGACCCATCTCGCCTCCGCCCCGGTCGGTCGAGTACGATACGGTCTGTATTCTCCTCCTGTCAACTGCGCGGCTGGTCGCGCCGTCGCCGTGGGCCGGGACGCGCTGCTCGTGCGCGCCGTCCTGAGCAGGTGCCGGCACACGGTGAGTGTGTCTCGTCTGCGTCACGCATGCACCTTCACGCGGCCCGTTGTTCCGCTGTTGCTCGTTGTCACCAACGAGGGCGGCCCTCGGGCTCTGCCCTACGCCTCTTTGGAGACCTTCGCCCATGGCCGTGGCGACTGGCACCCGAATCCCACTCGTCGATCTTGGCGCCCAGTTCGCAGCGATTCGCCATGAGGTCCTGCCGGCCGTCGAGGCCGTGATGAGCCGGAGCGCGTTCATCCACGGGCCATACGTCGACGCATTCGAGCGGGAGTTCGCCAGCTTCACCGGCCGCGCGCACGCCATCGGGGCCGCCAACGGCACCGAGGCGATCTTCGTGGCCCTCAAGGCGCTGGGAGTCAGGCCCGGCGATGAGGTGATCACCGTTGCGAACACGTTCACGTCGACGGCGGAAGCCATCGAGTGGACCGGCGCCCGCCCGCGGCTCGTCGAGATCGATCCGCGCGATCACCTGATCGATCCCTCGGCAGTCGAGGCGGCCATCGGTCCGCGCACGGTCGGGATCGTGCCGGTTCACCTGTTCGGCCAGCCTGCGCGCATGCGGCAGATCCAGCGAATCGCCCAGCGGCACGGGCTGTTCGTGGTCGAAGATGCTGCCCAGGCCCACGGTGCGTCGGAGGACGGCCGCCCCGTCGGCGAGGGCAGCGCGGCGGCCACCTACAGCTTCTATCCTGGTAAGAACCTCGGGGCCTATGGCGACGCCGGAGCTGTGACCACCGATGATGCCGTCCTGGCCCAGAGGATTCGGCTGGTGTCGGACCACGGGCGCGTCGGCAAGTACGAGCATGCCGTGGTCGGGTACGGCAGCCGGCTGGACGGCCTGCAGGCGGCGATCCTGTCGGTGAAGCTGCGCCATCTGCCGGCCTGGACCGAAGCCCGCCGCCGGCTCGCCGCCCGCTACGACCGGCTGCTGGCCGCGCTTCCTGGCGTGCAGCCCGTTCTTCCACGAGCCGACGTGTACGCGGTGTACCACCTGTACGTGGTGGAAGTGGACGCGGCGCCGCGGGACGACCTCCGAGCCTGGCTTGACGGGCGCGGCATCGACACCGGCATTCACTACCCGATCCCGCTGCACTTGCAGCCGGCCTACGCCCACCTGGACTTGCAGCGCGGCGCGTTCCCGATCGCCGAAGCCAAGGCCGAGCGGATCGTGTCGCTGCCACTCTATCCCGAGTTGTCCGAGCAGCAGCAGAACTGGATCGTCGAGTCGGTCGGCGAGTTCTTCCGCCGCCGGTAGTGTTCCCTTCATCTGCTTCCTCGCCTGGCGCCCGCGCCGCCGGACCGTCGGGTCGGGTGGCGCTCTCAATGTCATGTCGGTGTCACGTATCTGGCCGGAAATCAGGGCGCATGGCAGGAGCTACTCCGTATACTCGCGCCTCGTGTCGATACGTCTCGCACCGGCGCCAGAACCCGCCTCGCCGACGCCATCCGCTGCAATTCGCCAGTGGCGCGGCGCGCGCGCCGGGTTCGCAACTGTCCTGGTTGCGTTCCTGGTGCTGTACGGGTGGATGCTCGTCGCGTCGGACTTCCTCCCGTACGTCTTCGACAACAACGAGTCGTTCTCCAGCCTCTGGCACGCCTACAACCTCTATCACTTTGATGTCCGCCAGAGCGCCGGTCTGACGGACGAGGCGTCCAGCCCGCATCCAGACGCCCACCCGTTTGTTCACACGCACCAGGGCAACATGCCGCGCCTGTTCGCCTTCGTGCTCTACGTCCTGGGCGCGCGCAGCATCGAGACCCAGATCGCGTTCACCACCCTGCTGATCGGGCCACTGGTGATCGCGCTGGCCTTTCGCCTCTTCTGGCGGCTGGTGGGACCGCTCTTCGCGACGATTGCCTGCCTCGTCCTGCTGACCGACTACTTCTTTGTCGGTCAGTGGCTTGTCGTCACCTATCGTATCTGGCATTTCGTCTTCGTCTTTGGCGCGCTGCTGTGCGCCTACGAGCTGGGCGGACCCCGGCCCCTCCGATGGGCGTTGGGACTGCTCACGCTCTGCGCCCTGACCTTCTACTACGAGCTGGTATTCGCGGGCTTCGTGACCGTCTTCACGGGGCTGTTTGCCCTCTGGCAGCACTGGCGTCGGCCGGTCCGGCTCATGCTGACCTGGACGCTCCAGGTACTGGGCGCGGTGCTCGGCGTGGGAACGCTCGCCGTTCAACTGTCGCTGCACTTCGGGCCCGACGTGGCGCTGGAGGATTTCCGCCTGACGTTTGGCGCGCGGAACGCCGCCGCGATGGACCCCGTCGTGCGCGACACGATGACGGCGTTCTTCCGCGATCACCACATCGTCTTCTGGCAGAACATCGTCGATGTGCGCTGGATGCGGACCGTCGAGCAGTTCTTCTCGCTGCTGAGCACCTGGCATCTGCAGTGGTACAGCCCCCTCATCACACTCCTGGCCGTGCTGCTGATGGCCGGATGGACACTGGGCGTCTGCGGTGACCTGTTCCTATCGTGGCTTGGACACCGCCCGCCAAACCTTGATGCCGATGCTTCACGCATCGACGGAGACCGCTGGGCCGGCGCGCGCTCACTTGAATGGATCGTGCTCACGGCGATGGTGATGGGCGTCGGAGCCGTGGCCCTGGGCGTGGCTGTGTTCTGGGACGGCGCGTTCCTCGGACTCCGCGGCACCGGCTGGTCGCTGGTCGAGCGGACGCGCGGCCTCGGCTGGCTGCTCTTGCTGCCGATACTTGCGGGCGCGGCGTTGGCCGGCTGGACCGGTGCACGGCATCGTCGTGGAGTGATGGCAGCCATCGGATCAGTGCGCCCGACGCGGTTGGTAGCGGGGGCGATCTTGCTGTACGGGGCGCTGCCGATCATCCGCGGCCAGCCGAGCTGGTACGACGCCGAGTATGAGCCGCTCTGGCACGGTTTCTTCCAGGACAGGATGCCTGCCGTGGTGAATATCGCCGGCGCGGCGCTCGTCATCGGACTGGCCGTCGCCCTGGCGCTCGGCGGACCGAAGCGTGTGCTCGGCCTTGCCGAGGGGACACGGCTTCGGGGCATCGTCGGGTATCTGGTGTGTGGGTCGCTGGCCTATGCCGCCGTCTACGTGA
This genomic stretch from Chloroflexota bacterium harbors:
- a CDS encoding glycosyltransferase family 2 protein, with the translated sequence MGRARSISVVVPAYNEMGNLEGAVRDVVHALRSFDEYEVIIVNDGSNDGTKEVADRLAASLPNVRVIHHETNKGFSESYRAGLRSASMSYVTFVPGDHEVAVESVVEIFDAVGKADIVVPYHGTPWNRAWHRRILTWICTTQLNVAFGRRLKYYQGPAVYPTKLARVLPNQTKGFFFATEMLVNALMLGYSIVEVPLIHRERTYGQSKAVGGSNIVNAQMTILRLWWNLRVRGDTMARPQLEDETPAAPTARTVRT
- a CDS encoding DegT/DnrJ/EryC1/StrS family aminotransferase; the encoded protein is MAVATGTRIPLVDLGAQFAAIRHEVLPAVEAVMSRSAFIHGPYVDAFEREFASFTGRAHAIGAANGTEAIFVALKALGVRPGDEVITVANTFTSTAEAIEWTGARPRLVEIDPRDHLIDPSAVEAAIGPRTVGIVPVHLFGQPARMRQIQRIAQRHGLFVVEDAAQAHGASEDGRPVGEGSAAATYSFYPGKNLGAYGDAGAVTTDDAVLAQRIRLVSDHGRVGKYEHAVVGYGSRLDGLQAAILSVKLRHLPAWTEARRRLAARYDRLLAALPGVQPVLPRADVYAVYHLYVVEVDAAPRDDLRAWLDGRGIDTGIHYPIPLHLQPAYAHLDLQRGAFPIAEAKAERIVSLPLYPELSEQQQNWIVESVGEFFRRR